CATTAATATAAATTGAATTCCTacacagtatatatgtatatacatattagtTTGTCGTTTAGTCCATGCAACAAACTAGTGTGGTTGgctttattttccccattgtaCAGAGACGAGAAAAATGACGTTTGGAGATTGACTTTCCCAAGTTTGCACGCTCCACTGACAGcaaaacagaaattaaacttAGTATTTTCTGATCCTAAACTCTTAAGAGCGAAATAATTGTTTTCCTGCATGAAATCATGCGACTTGTTAGTTTCTAGGCTATCTGCTGAGATATCTCCTGACGTTGCTCTTCCACTAAATGTATAATCAGAGAATAGCTTCAGAGTAGAAAAAAGGCATATATTTTGACCTTACTCTTCTCCTCTGATTCTATTTCGTGCCACACAAGATCACTCTCTCTAGACTGATTTTCACAAGattcatcaaaataatatttttgtctaAGTTGTAACGTCTATGTACAACAAAATAGATACCAAGAGAGTAATGATAGAGTTAGAAGTGAGTATATGCGGGGTTCAGCTCTTCCTCTATATAATTTTATGGCAACAGTTTGACTTTGGGGGTCCATCCCATAAGCATGTGAGCTATGGAAGATGTAGCTACAAGAGGAACACGGTTTTCAAAAATGACTTTACTGTgatttatcaaaaaatctagaaacaataaatgctggagagggtgtggaggaaagggaacactcttgcactgttggtgggaatgtaaattgatacagccactatggagaacagtatggaggttccttaaaaaactacaaatagaactaccatacaacccagcaatcccactactgggcatataccctgagaaaaccataattcaaaaagagtcatgtaccaaaatgttcattgcagctctatttacaatagccaggacatggaagcaacctaagtgtccatcatcggatgaatggataaagaagatgtggcacatatatacaatggaatattactcagccataaaaagaaatgaaatggaggtatttgtaatgaggtggatggacctagagtctgtcatacagagtgaagtaagtcagaaagagaaaaacaaatacagtatgctaacacatatatatggaatctaaggaaaaaaaaaaaaaggccatgaagaacctagtggcaagacgggaataaagacacagacctactagagaatggacttgaggatatggggagggggaggggtgagatgtgacagggtgagagagtgtcatggacatatatacactaccaaatgtaaaatagatagctagtgggaagcagccgcatagcacagggagatcagctcggtgctttgtgaccacctagaggggtgggatggggagggtgggagggagggagatgcaagagggaagagatatgggaacatatgtataactgattcactttgttataaagcagaaactaacacatcattgtaaagcaattatacttcaataaagatgtttaaaaaaaaaaaaacgactttACTGAGTATCTCTCATGTGTAAAGCTTGTGCTGTGGGTCGTATGCAGAGGAGTTCCCTCCAGAAGCTGGTGACCTGGAGCCACTGCACTTACAACAGTGATTTATTGTTACTGAAAACCCGTTCTGAATTTCTCTTCTAGCATTGCCTCGATTTCGGAAATTGTTTTCTTGGTGGATGTTTCCACTCATTCAGTTAATACTTTTGATCACCTTCTCTTCAGGTCCTGCAGGTGGGGTCTTGAATTTGATTTTGGAAAccaccaaaaacaaatcaaagtcAAGCTATTAACTAAGGTTTAGGTCCAATGAGGCAATACAGTTTTTTAACATGCCTGGTTCTCTGGGGTGGCTATTAAATTCCTTCAAAGCAATTCCAGAAGCCACTTCAAAAGTCAAGCTGCTCAAGAGTCTGGTTGTATCCCCAGCTATCTCTTCCTTGAATCTAATGAGTCAtaatgtgacttgctttattcaGGGTCTAATTACCTATACTTAATACTAAAATGTATGTTTCCCTGTCTGAGAGTTGAAGGCCAAGTTTAGGAGCTCTCTTTGAAGTCTTTCTAAGTTTACAGGATGCAAACAGTGTGTTCCATAGGCTTCCTTTAGTTTCCCTTCCCGGCTGGTTTGTTATTGtttcctcactctctttctctctctgacacattaacacattttctattatttacacTCAGTTTCAGGCAACTTTGTACCAGGTTCCTTTTTCTTCCAAGGGGTTTATTTTGCTCCCTGGCTGTTTGAGGGTGAGGATGTGCCAGCATTCACCCTCCTTAGAATGGGGATTTATTACAGCACAAATCATCTTCCCACCAAGTCCGCTTACACCCTCTCTGCCACGGTGCTCTTTCTGTGCCAGTCTGAAGAAGATGCCTCAACAGTGGTCCTTCATGGTAACATGCCCAGCTCACAGAATCCTATCTTGCAAAGCCCACACATTACAGTGTAACTGAAAATGGGCAAGTTTGCCCTGCCTCTGGTGTGACTCCAGCATCTGAAATGTGAGAACATGGTGCTTTTATGCTGAAACATTACACAATCCCCAGAGTGCGGAACTGCCTTCTTCCCACTGCTGCTATTTTACAGAGAGAGGGGCAGAAAAACCAGTTTCCATAACAAAGAATGTGTGTTTGGGCGGCGGGaagtggaggggaggagaggaaccTGAAAGACATCCCGGAAATGATGGAAAAGGACCCTGAAAGGACTTGTTAAAATCCCTCCTACAGGCTCCCAGAATACATAAGAACTGAGTAAAACACCACTCATCATCGGGGCTTTAAAAGCCACATTTCTTGGTCTCTAGAATGAATCTCTTTTGTCTAATGTTTGGAACCTTAGGATCAGAAGAAGGTGAGGTCTTGATCATAACCTGGGAATCAGAATTCTGTGGATTAAATGTTTTAAGAGAAggttcccttctcttttttgaGTCTGATTTCTAAAGAAGCTTTTTCCCAGAAGATAAGGCAAAATCTATCAGTGCTTGATAAGTATTTAAAGGATCGTGAAAAATGAATCCCTTGCAACTCACTACCACTgttcaaatataaagaaatgaacacagaaaTGTACATCTTGTAGCCCCAGGGTAGATGGGGGAGGGTGGTAGGAAGAGATCCTCGCAGTTTGGGGCACGCAAACCAgacccacctctccccacctcatCCCTCCAGTCTGTCAACACACATTCACTCGGTACCATCTACATCCCAAGCATCTAGGCGGGTGCTGGAGCACTCAGTATCCCCACCCTACTCCTAGGGGAcagccttctctttccttttctctctccactgacatttaaaacgcctcagagggcttccctggtggcgcagtggttaagaatccgcctgccagtgcaggggacatgggttcgagccctggtccgggaagatcccacatgccgcagagcaacaaagcccgtgcaccacaactactgagcctgcgctctagagcccgcaagccacaactactgagcccacgtgccacaactactgaagcccgtgtgcctagagcccatgctctgcaacaagagaaaccagcgcaatgagaagcccgcgcactgcaacgaagacccaatgcagccaaaaatagataaataattaatttaaaagccTCAGAGAATGATGCAGGTTCACCAAGAGATACTAACTCAGAGGAGACAGTGATTGTtccaacagaaacaaaaaccaggCCTGAGGGTTGGGGGGCGAGGGGCGGTGGGGAGGAGATCTCCCTAGAGAGGTGTGATGGGACCTGCTTCTGCCTCGTTCTGTCTGGACCGGTCACTTGGACGTCACTTGTATGCTCGGATCCTCGTTTTTCCCGTCTATAGAATAAAGGTTGGAATAACTTATCCCCAAGTCCCCTTTCAGTCTTCAGCTTCTAGTTTTCCAAGATTCTAAGCGGTCTTTCGGCGTCCAGCACTGTGTACCCAGGGAAGCAGCACGTGGTGCGGTCACTCACACGCGGGTCTCAGCCTTTGGCCCTGGTTACGTGTTTAAAGTTCGTACCTGGGTGATCCCCAGGATGCCAGTGCTCAGGTATAGCAAGTTTTCTCCCCTTTTAGGCCCGGTTGTTCGTGCACGGCTTTCGCACTGAGTACTGCAGTGTAGTCGCTGCCTTTCCAGACCCCGGGGAGCAGGGGGAAACCTCGTTCCTGCTGGGGGACGGGTAGGTAGCTGGAGACAGCATCACCAGCTCTCCACCCTCGTCCATGTGAAAAGCCTAAAACGTCGAAGGGGAAACTTTCTGCTTTTCCGGCAAGATGTCAATGCTGGCTCCTCCGAGCTGTGTGGAGCGTTCTGCCGCCGCAGCCCCGCGCTCCGCTTCCCGGCCCGGTGCAGGGCTGCCTTGCCCGGGAGGCAGGCAGGGGCGCGGGAGCTGCTCCGCGGCCTCTCGGGTGCGTGTCCGCGGCTGGCACCCTAAGACCCCTCCCCGGAGCCCAGACCTACGCAGGAGAGCGCTGCCCTCTAGTGACCAGAGTGGGAGACGCAGCGCGGCCCGAGCTCGGAAGAGCCCTGCGGCGGCTGGTCCTCGCGAAGGTCCAAGTGCTGGCGCATCCTTGACAGAAGGTGCTTTGACTGGGAAAGCACTGGGCTTCTTTCTCTGTGTACGAGCTGTGGGACTCTGTGATTTCCCTCTAAGACCAGGactgatagatacatagatggatGGATCGATCAATAAACAATAAACGTAGGATAAGTAAATGATTGACAAACCTAAAGGCAGATGGATGGCAGGGTTAGAAACACGCTTTTAAGGCTTGCTATGCGCCAGGCACAAGGCCAAGTGCTTTGGTCCATTATTTCATTTGCGTCTCTCCGGAACCCTATGCATAGCCTCCGGCCCTATTGTCCCTCATTACCTCTGCCCCTATTttccaaatggggaaactgaggcctcagACAAGGTAAATGGCTTGCTTCTTGGCAATCTTCCGCAGAGCGAGGATGGCGAGCGGGTCTCAATCGACGGCCCCAGCCTCCGCCGTCGGCGCTCTGCCCGGCCGCGCCCCAAGCCCCAGACGCCCTGGGTACCGCGTCCCTCCCACCTCGCTCCTTCGCCACCAGCCCTGATGCGGGCATCGCCCCGGCCCCGCACCCCGTCTCACTCGTGGAAATCCCCCAGGACACCCTGGTGGGTGGGAACATCGTTCCCGAAGCGTGGGCTTTACCGCGTGCGCGCTTGGCAAGGGGTCTCACTAACGAGAAAGGGGAAAGCTCTGTCCAGAGATTTTAAGATCCCCGGAAAGTTTCAATCAGCCATTCCTTTCACCGTTAACTGAGCGCTTACTACGCGCCTGACGCTGTCAGCAAGGGAGTCTAGGGCGGGGACAGACCGGTGGACAAGTGACCACATTCCGGACGGCTGTGCCCGGTGCCCACCCGGGCCGCGGGGCCGCTCCagggggaggcgggggaagggTACCCCAGCACACACTCGGAGGGTCTCCAGCACATTCCGTCTGCCCCGCTAACTCCCCCTCCAGCCTGGGCCCTCGACCGGAGCCCGCACCCCGAGGAGGGCGATGTTAGTGACTTTGCGCGGGGGCCCTTGATCTCATCCCACTCTCTCCCCAACTTTCCTAACTGCCTCGGTGTGTCACCCGGCCGAGGGGTGGGCCGCCACGCGCATCCCCCCGCCGCGGTCCGGACCCCCCTTCCGGCGGGGGCGGCACGCGGCCGGCGTAGGGCCTGCGTCAGCGGCAGCCCGCCGGCGATTGGGGCGCGCCCGCCTCCTGCGCTCCGGGGCGAATTATAAAGTGGCTCCGGCCGCCGCAGCCCGGAAGGCGAGAGAGGCTGGCGAGGCGGGCCCCCAACCCTGCGCTGCGGCCGCGGCGACGCCGAGGACCGTGACGGTGAGCcccgcgccgcccgcccgcctgccgtgctctcctctccctcctggagTCGCCCGCCCCGGCTTTCTCCGACCAGCCTGTGCGCCCGGAACAGCGGCAGCGTGAGTGAACTTGGCCCAAGCTCGCCTTGCTGCGTGGGTTTGGGGCCGTCGGCCAGCTGCGTTTTATTCCGCGTTGCGTTGCATGGGGTTCCCCAACTTTCTTCCGCTCGTTGTATGTGACCCGGGTCAATATCGCGCCTCCCCGGGCTGGCGCGCTCTCGCATTGGGTCTCCGTAGCCCCCTCCAGAATCCTGCCCGGGGCAGCGGCCGCCAGGAAAGGGAGCGAGTGCCAGGGGCCGCCCCGGGGTCCGGGTGACAGTGACAACTCGGGAACCGCGAGGCGATCGGAGCGGTCCCCCAGGCGGGCGAGGGGACCGGGAAAGAGTGTCCCGGCGGGCTCTGGTTCTACGAACGCCCCGTTGCAGCTGCCCCGCGAGGAGTCCCTGCCGGGGACCCGCTCTGCGCCCCGGGCGGGCTCGGAGTTCGTGTGCCCTCTCCCCGCAGACCATGGCGCGGTTCCTGAGACTCTGCACTTGGCTGCTGGCGCTCGGCCCCGGGCTCCTGGCGACCGTGCGGGCGGAATGCAGCCAGGACTGCGCGACGTGCATCTACCGCCTGGCGCGCCCGACCGATCTCAACCCGCTGGTGAGTGTTGCGCGCGGCGCGGGAGCTGGTAACCGCGACCCTGCGCGGACAGCCCGGGTCCGCCGCGCGGCGCGTCTCGGGGTCACAGTCGGCGCGGACCCCTGGTGACCCAGGCGTCCCGACTGTTCCCCGAACGCTGACCAAATAGGTCTCGGGACCCGCGGCTATCTAGGGACCGGAAAGCGCGGCGGTGTCTCCGCGCAAACCAAGTTTGTTTTCACCCCGAGGAGGCGGGAGCCCCGAGCTGTACTGTCTTCAGCACCTCGGAGAGCACTGGGCCGTCGCCTCACCTGCGGCCAGGAAGATGCTCAGTTACCCCGCCTCCTCACGCAGCCCACCCGGGGCCCCTTCCGCACGCAgccatcttcccttccttcccgCAAGCAATATTGACTTTTTTATTAGTGATATTCCGCTGCCTTTATTCGAATGTCATTTCTCTAGCTCTTTCAAGCTCAGGTCTCTCAGACCCTGACCCTCACTTGTGGGTACGAGAGAGCaatgggatggggaagggataaagggaggggaggaagggagagcacAGTAGACTGGAGAGAAAGAGGTCAGCCGCCGTTTTACAGACAGCAAGTGATGCTGGAATTCCACTTCTGTCCTGTCTAGAACGTACTTGTGTAACACCTACTAAGACAGCAGTTTACTTTGGCTATGAAGAGGGCACAAGAGAGGTGGCGGAGTCCAAAGAGGTGGCCACAATGCAAAGATAAATTACGCAGGGGCTTGGAGGGGGGGCGGAATCTAAGGTCAGAAGAACTGTCTTTCTAATCATGGTCTGTGTGCTCTTGAATCACTCCTGTTGctctactgagtcagaatctctgaAGCTGGGACTCAGGAAGCTTCATTTTAACTAGTTCTCCCAATAATTCCTTTGCACTGTCTCCTCAATTTGTTGAACTCCTGTGATAACAAGTTGGGCAGAGAATAATGTATTAATCCAAAGAGTTCATCTCCTCACTAGAGCTTTTGAAGCAATTTTATCATGTAGATGCATAAAACAGggacaaaaattaaggaaatgattCCACAAAACCCCAGGTGTATATTTCAGGTTAAATGTTTCTTCATTCCATTTGGATTACCTGATCCACTTCATTTGACAAGTAGTAGGGCTTTATATTTAAACTCTGAGAAAAATGCTGCATCTTAAGTAGGGGTAACAATCCCCTTcgtccatcttttttctttctgatttgattTGTGTTTAACTGGTGAGTTTTCTATTGGAGCttacatttaggattgttattttctctgtgaaaagaGGCTTGTTGATGACTATACTGTTAGAATTACAGCAGCTCTGGAATTTTCGCTTGGTTGAAAAAGACACATGAGAAATTAGGTTGCTTAGCCAGAACTATGTAGTAAGATCAAtgtaacacatatttattgagttattGAGTTTCTACCATGTGAAAGACACTTGTGCTTCATTCTGTGGTGGATACAAAGATAAGCAGGCATGCCATGATTGATGTCCAAATTGAATTTACCCTCTAACACCGAGggtaaataatacaaaaatgcaTAGATGGCTACAGgagcatataaatataaattaacacCACTTCCATTCTGTGACTGTGCTATTCCGATTATTTGccattatttgtttttgaaagaatcCCTTTTAAAAAGCCTTTTGGTAACAGTATACAAATATTCAACATTAATTTTTGGCCAatagattatttaaatttcattttaggaTGGAAATATTCTTGACACCTGaacatcttaaatttttaatgatgttttgATTTCTTAATCAGATGTCAAGAATAAAACAGAACCATTTTAATTAGATCTTtagatttttatatatgcatatatttaattttcttagacACAAAGCTTAAATAATCATTAAGAGCTGCTTAAATATACACCCTAAAGAACTTTGTTGCACTAATAAAATGCTTCCTTTCATTGTGAAAATAATATGTGTGTATTTCATATTAAGTAATAtaccaatatatttttaaatctccagaAAATGCCTGGTTTTTATGTCTAAATCATGGGTTGGTAACTGGGTTCTGTAAGTAGACTTCGGGGGGCCATAAAACCCCTGAATTGCTAGGAAATAACATATATAGGTTAAAATTGGGTGGGAAAATATCTTTACAATATTGCAATGGCACAGCATATACAATctgttaaaatgcaaagaaaaattctaatttgatTCCATTAATTCTCCACAATCTCCCCTTTTGAATTTCCTTCGATTTGCCTGTTCAGTATGGCAAAAAgttgtaaaaaggaaaatgagatcaTTATATGGGAGTTTCCACATCAAAGCAAGCATAGagtggtcttaaaaaaaaaaatgtgtttggtgAATGAAATCAGAAAAGCCTCTTTTTATCACTAAATCGAATTCTTTTCCCAGGCTTGCACACTGGAATGTGAGGGGAAACTGCCTTCTCTCAAGACCTGGGAAACCTGCAAGGAGCTTCTGCAGCTGTCCAAGCTGGAGCTCCCTCCAGACGGCAGCAGTGCCCTCGGCAAACAGGAGGAGCACCGCTTGCTCGCCAAGAAGTACGGGGGCTTCATGAAGAGGTACGGAGGCTTCATGAAGAAGATGGATGAGCTGTATCCCCTGGAGCCCGAGGAAGAGGCAAATGGAGGGGAAATCCTTGGCAAGAGATACGGGGGCTTCATGAAGAAGGGTGCGGAGGAAGACGACGCCATAGGCAATCCCTCCGACCTGCTGAAGGAGCTGGTGGGAGCGGGGGACCAGCGAGAGGGGGCTCCCCACCAGGAGGACAGGGATGACGCAGACGTGAGCAAGAGATACGGGGGCTTCATGCGAGGCTTAAAGAGAAGCCCCCAACTGGAAGACGAAGCCAAGGAGCTGCAGAAGCGGTACGGCGGCTTCATGAGAAGAGTGGGTCGCCCCGAGTGGTGGATGGGCTACCAGAAAAGGTACGGCGGCTTCCTCAAGCGCTTTGCAGATTCCCTGCCCTCCGACGAAGAAGGTGAAAGTTACTCAAAGGAAGTTCccgaaatggagaaaagatatgGAGGATTTATGAGATTTTAATCCCCTTTCCCATCAGTGAGCCCAGGCCCCAGCAAGCCTTCCTCCACCCCGCAGTGAGAGACTGCTTCGCCGGTCGTGTTGTATTGTCCTATGTTGCTTGCATTATATAGTTGACTTGATTGTCTGGATAACTTAACTGTACAACCTGAAAGCTGTCATTCCAGGTCCTGTGTTCTTTTGAGAATCCTTAAGCCTTCAAGTATTGGTCTCTTGCAGCTGTCTTGTTTACATGCTCAAATAGTTTTTGGTATTACCTTGTCCTTTATTTTTGACAAAACGCCAGTAAATGCATACTTGTATGTAGATATAATAAACCCATCACCCCAACTGCACAACATTCTTGCAAGTTTCTTCCCCTCCAGAGCTCTCATTCACCCTTAGGTCTCCACCGCATATCCTAAACTCACAGACAGTGAAACCATCTGCTTTCAACAGAAGTATCACTGGCCTACTCCTCTTCCAACTGCTGAGGCTGCaacaacatttttcatttaattccttGTATATGACATCTTAGATGAGCAAACACACAGTAGCAAAGCAAAATGTATTTCCACTCTCATTTCTGGAATTCAGATACGTGAGGAAAAACCAAAGCCTCATAAAGATACAAACTGTACCCTCCTGTATAAGGAACTCTGCATTTACATCCAAATGTGTATGTCTCTTTTCTTCAGCAAAATATTTTAGacgttaattaaaaaaaaattaaaggtaatttagccccattttacaaatacagAAAGTGGAGCCCAGAAAGGTCAATTCATTGGCCCAAGATTGCCCAGCAGTTGAAGGATAGAAATGGAATGAAGACCCCAAACTTCTTGCTCCCAAGCAATGTCCTTTCCACTCCAGTTCCCTGTCTCTCATCCAGGCCATGACCAAGAATTGGAAGGACTTGGGTCTCTATCTTGCTCACTGTTACCCAGCCCTACACCACAACCGCGGTGGGTCCTCCAGTATCTGATGAATGGACAGATGCATGAATGGAGGGATTTGGCGACCAGATCACTGGGCAAGGTATTATGAATGTTTTGGAAAGCAAATTCTCATCACACAAGGAGTTTATGGCTCCTTCACATTAATTAAACCATTTGGGACAATAGTCAGGTACAAAAAATGTAAcatgtctttgtttttctaattgaaaCCACCTGCAGCTAAATTCCCATCCACTGAGTCATTTTCCCAGGACCCTCACTCATCCTTTCCTTTGCATTCTTCCCCCCAGATCAGAGTTTAGCAACtgagggagacagaggaagagcctctctcttctctgcagcCCAGGTCTGTGCAAGACCATGTGCTGCATCCCGATGGGGCGGCCACCGCCCCTCTGAGTCCAGCCCTGCTGGGTTCTCGGGACCTCCCCACGGCCATGtgctgtccccccaccccctggtcaGTGCAAGGGCTCACAGGTCCCTGCCACTCACTGATCCCCACCAGCGTCTATCTCATCTCCGTGATCTTTGACAAACTAACTTCCAGGCCAGAGCCCTCCTCCTTTTGAACTAGAGATGCAGATAATATAAGCGTTTGAAGCAGGTTGGAAAGGAGCTGATAAACAGCAGCAGGCCTGTGGAAATCCGTGTCCAGAGCAGTAAGAAATGATGGGGCTGAAACACATCAGAGATCTTAGGTCTCTATTCAACCTGAGCCAACTCCTTCCCTTGGAAATGCCAGCCCAGTACTTTTCCAAAGAAATCTGAAACCTCAATTTTCATGATAATATCTCAAGTTCTTAATTTCGGCCTATTGATTCCATTTAAACCAGTGTGGCCCAAACAAAATCCATCTGCAGGTCAGATTTGAGAGACAAGGGGCTAGTCCTTCGAGGGAAAAAAAGTCACTTAATGCTCTCCCttagagacacaagagggaggagatatggggatatatgtatatgtatagctgattcactttgttagaaagcagaaactaacataccattgtaaagcaattatactccaataaagatgttaaaaaaaaaaattctgtccctTAAAACTAAGGATACCCAAATCTGAGAAAGAGAAATCCAGCCTGCACCCCAGAGACAGTATGAGTAGAATGACTGGTTCCTTCCCTTTAAGACAATAATCCAATTATTATGTTACAGTAAAacaatatgtgtacatatatatctcaCCCAATATGTATGAGAAAATACAATCAAATGAATATACACTCTTTTTCAGATCAAGCATGGTTCTTCCCGAGGAGCCTTTTCATTTCTACTTGGGGTAGCTGTGCAGACCGAGCTCAGATATTCAGAGTGGTTAACAGACAAATGTCTGGCCCTCTACTTCACCGTCTGGGGCCCCTTCTGAGGGCCCACTGATGCCCCGGGGAGGACGCTGTCAACTGCTCTCGTATTTCCTCACCCCTCACACCTGCTGGTGAATTGAGGGCCTGGTGGATGCACCACAAATGTTTAGGGAGGGAAGGAACAGAGGAGAGCGACGGGGaaacagaggaagggaggagagaagggaaagaccatGGAACACGATGGTTTGTTCCCCTTAGGTGCACGTGGGGCTGTCAGACCCTGCTCAGAACATCAAACGAAGCAAGGCACTCACCCAGGCTGACCTTAACAGTGAGGTCACATTTTGCGCACAGCAAGGGCGGCTGTGCGCAAAACGTGACTCCTGTGGCTCGAGGGGTGCTGGGTAGGTCTCCCTGTGTCCCCAGATATCCCCCAGGCTGTCCAACCTTCAGTGTGAAATACCGTCATCAGCTTTATCTCTTAAAGGCTT
This window of the Balaenoptera musculus isolate JJ_BM4_2016_0621 chromosome 17, mBalMus1.pri.v3, whole genome shotgun sequence genome carries:
- the PENK gene encoding proenkephalin-A, with the translated sequence MARFLRLCTWLLALGPGLLATVRAECSQDCATCIYRLARPTDLNPLACTLECEGKLPSLKTWETCKELLQLSKLELPPDGSSALGKQEEHRLLAKKYGGFMKRYGGFMKKMDELYPLEPEEEANGGEILGKRYGGFMKKGAEEDDAIGNPSDLLKELVGAGDQREGAPHQEDRDDADVSKRYGGFMRGLKRSPQLEDEAKELQKRYGGFMRRVGRPEWWMGYQKRYGGFLKRFADSLPSDEEGESYSKEVPEMEKRYGGFMRF